A region of Bdellovibrionota bacterium DNA encodes the following proteins:
- a CDS encoding isoprenylcysteine carboxylmethyltransferase family protein — protein sequence MPREKLVRGLLVPVLFSLAPAAFRTGLLWRIEPWLCYLTGAVLVLSQPAIPFNPGAREYRDPADRYSALAIHAMVFLAAGAAAVHFVLYPLEMSSEVRYAAIVAGFLLAVAGLTVRIWSIRTLGRCFTPTVRIHPDHELIQSGPYRWIRHPSYLGATAAVCAPAVIYGAWLLVPVTLIALLVAYSYRIRIEDRALHERFGHDFERYARQAGALCPRIFRP from the coding sequence ATGCCGCGTGAGAAACTTGTCAGGGGCCTTCTCGTCCCCGTCCTCTTCTCACTCGCACCCGCCGCCTTTCGGACCGGCCTCCTATGGCGCATCGAGCCGTGGCTTTGTTATCTGACGGGGGCAGTCTTGGTTCTAAGTCAACCCGCAATTCCGTTCAATCCGGGCGCCAGGGAGTATCGGGATCCGGCGGACCGTTATTCGGCGCTTGCGATTCACGCCATGGTCTTTCTAGCAGCGGGCGCTGCTGCCGTTCATTTCGTACTTTATCCGCTCGAAATGAGTTCCGAGGTGAGGTACGCGGCAATCGTCGCTGGCTTCCTACTTGCTGTCGCGGGCCTCACGGTTCGAATCTGGAGTATCCGAACCTTGGGAAGATGCTTCACACCTACCGTAAGAATTCATCCCGATCACGAGCTGATCCAGTCGGGCCCTTATCGTTGGATTCGCCACCCCTCCTATCTCGGTGCGACGGCTGCTGTCTGCGCCCCCGCCGTAATCTATGGCGCGTGGTTACTCGTCCCTGTTACGTTGATCGCGTTGCTCGTCGCCTATTCCTATCGGATCCGAATTGAAGACCGCGCGCTACATGAACGGTTTGGACACGACTTTGAAAGATACGCACGACAGGCGGGCGCGCTCTGCCCGAGGATTTTCCGTCCCTAG